Proteins encoded within one genomic window of Platichthys flesus chromosome 17, fPlaFle2.1, whole genome shotgun sequence:
- the dclk3 gene encoding serine/threonine-protein kinase DCLK3, with the protein MAAPPNIPSLKRPGGISQPWPIRPHPAGPVHRSHFLHPPPPPPPTHLPLFHTRHAEESAERPRLVTIIHPSSRSTLRKVTVLLNRRGVVSFEQLLLDISEALGFPRWHRARVTRLYTTHAREVKGVCDFFRGELAFLALGKARPELSSMEEALEELFPDHSHYRADALRAWEKRLIPAPDKAAKADSGYSEGAESNDTNQETQQDTNTHVKNHTNTHKHHNIDAHYPDNYHPDVQKSNKKSSCRKPAHPPNHLQRLHVRGGVRERQPSIIGPFKHEEGLREAEIPSPTLCENCLAIRAKHQGTERVNPLSGRVPLPPVSRKQKNSSHTEQEVRKVDVPLSPPPPQPINRDEEKSLARSQFLKPLPDGGPAQREAHQVMTFDLRSDGSNVPLSDIERCYKIGRVVGDGNFAVVRECRRRDTGQPLAIKIIERSKLIGREHMMQNELSLLGSLCHKRIVRLFANHHTHSHSYLVMELVSGGDLFEAISERGKFSEAEAGLMVSDMSDALNYIHVKSIVHRDLKPENLLIEHVADGICRLKLGDFGLAMVVTEPVFTICGTPTYVAPEILFETGYGVEVDVWALGVILYILLCGFPPFRSRDRDQEELFQLIKQGELHFLSPYWDPISEEARDLVRALLQPDPRGRLTAEQTLLHPWVEAMASVYSQGALTDKTQRNTADTGAESERVRRAAQTKATETTTDKRSGVTGREGEMAHKELSRTDARQTETKTGRGQDEDKQSAETSAVHPISTQIKVHTKTEDTPRQQKPDCTSTPSREPSRREIQDPGPEVSHTGCETGSPISPGDEGSHLGAPAAETELLSQIKTQSQQNSQPQTPPDSPQHHPAASSSSSSPR; encoded by the exons ATGGCAG CTCCTCCTAACATTCCCTCGTTGAAGCGTCCTGGTGGGATATCCCAGCCGTGGCCCATCCGCCCCCACCCTGCAGGGCCGGTCCATAGGTCCCACTTCctacatcctcctcctcctcctcctcctactcatCTGCCTCTTTTCCACACCCGCCATGCGGAGGAGAGCGCTGAGAGGCCGCGTCTGGTCACCATCATCCACCCCAGTAGTCGGAGTACACTGCGGAAG GTAACAGTCCTGTTGAACCGCAGGGGCGTGGTGTCCTtcgagcagctgctgctggatatCTCAGAGGCGTTGGGGTTTCCTCGCTGGCACAGGGCGAGAGTTACACGCCTTTACACGACCCACGCACGAGAG GTGAAAGGTGTGTGTGATTTCTTCAGAGGAGAGCTGGCCTTCCTGGCACTGGGTAAGGCACGTCCAGAGCTGAGCAGTATGGAGGAAGCTCTGGAGGAGCTCTTTCCAGATCATTCCCATTACCGAGCTGACGCACTCCGGGCCTGGGAGAAGAGACTCATCCCAGCACCAGACAAAGCTGCTAAGGCCGACAGCGGATATAGCGAGGGGGCAGAGAGCAACGACACTAACCAAGAGACACAACaggacacaaatacacacgtcaAAAATCATactaatacacacaaacatcacaataTCGACGCACACTACCCTGACAATTATCACCCAGATGTCCAGAAGTCTAACAAAAAGAGTTCTTGCAGAAAACCAGCTCACCCTCCCAACCACCTGCAGAGGCTACACGTGAGGGGCGGGGTCAGAGAGCGACAGCCCTCCATCATTGGTCCATTTAAACATGAGGAGGGTCTCAGAGAAGCAGAAATACCCTCCCCTACACTGTGTGAGAACTGCTTAGCGATAAGAGCTAAACATCAGGGTACAGAACGGGTCAATCCCCTGTCAGGGAGGGTCCCACTTCCTCCGGTGTCGAGAAAGCAAAAGAATAGTTCTCATACAGAGCAAGAGGTGAGAAAGGTGGATGTTCCTCTCAGCCCTCCGCCTCCTCAACCAATCAACAGGGATGAGGAAAAGAGTCTGGCACGGTCACAATTTCTAAAACCACTCCCCGATGGGGGTCCGGCACAGAGAGAGGCACACCAGgtgatgacctttgaccttcgtTCAGACGGCAGCAACGTCCCCCTGTCAGATATTGAGCGTTGCTACAAGATAGGACGTGTGGTCGGAGATGGCAACTTTGCGGTGGTGCGAGAGTGCCGGCGTCGCGACACCGGGCAACCCCTCGCCATCAAGATAATCGAACGCTCCAAGCTGATCGGTCGGGAACACATGATGCAGAACGAGCTGAGCCTCCTGGGAAGCCTGTGTCACAAACGCATCGTGCGGCTGTTCGCtaaccaccacacacacagtcactcgTACCTGGTGATGGAGCTGGTGAGCGGGGGGGATCTGTTTGAGGCCATCAGCGAGCGGGGGAAGTTTTCCGAGGCAGAGGCGGGACTGATGGTGTCAGACATGAGTGACGCTTTAAATTACATCCACGTCAAGAGCATTGTCCACCGAGACCTGAAACCAGAAAACCTGCTG ATAGAGCATGTGGCCGATGGCATCTGCCGGCTGAAGCTGGGAGACTTTGGTCTTGCTATGGTTGTAACTGAACCAGTCTTTACCATATGTGGAACGCCGACATACGTAGCCCCAGAGATTCTCTTTGAGACAG GTTATGGTGTAGAAGTGGACGTATGGGCTCTGGGTGTTATCCTCTACATCCTGCTGTGTGGCTTCCCCCCATTTCGCAGTCGGGATCGAGACCAGGAAGAGTTGTTCCAGCTAATAAAACAGGGGGAACTACACTTCCTGTCCCCCTACTGGGACCCCATCTCAGAGG AAGCCAGAGACCTTGTCAGAGCTCTGCTTCAGCCAGATCCCAGAGGGAGGCTGACAGCTGAGCAGACCCTGCTGCATCCCTGGGTGGAGGCTATGGCTTCGGTTTACAGCCAGGGGGCGCTCACAGACAAAACCCAGAGGAACACCGCAGACACTGGTGCAGAATCAGAGAGAGTTCGAAGAGCAGCTCAGACCAaagcaacagaaacaacaacagacaaaagATCAGGAGTCACtggcagagaaggagagatggcACACAAAGAGCTCAGCAGAACTGATGCCAGACAAACTGAGACGAAGACAGGGAGAGGGCAGGATGAGGACAAACAATCAGCAGAGACAAGTGCAGTGCACCCCATATCTACACAGATCAAAGTTCACACAAAGACTGAGGACACACCTCGTCAACAGAAACCAGACTGCACCTCTACACCCAGCAGGGAGCCGAGCAGGCGAGAAATACAAGATCCAGGCCCTGAAGTGTCACACACAGGCTGTGAAACAGGAAGCCCAATCAGCCCAGGAGATGAAGGCAGTCATCTTGGTGCCCCTGCGGCAGAAACTGAACTTCTATCCCAGATTAAGACACAGTCACAACAAAACAGCCAGCCGCAGACACCTCCAGATTCACCACAACACCACCCAGCGgcttcctcatcttcttcatcaccgCGATGA